One genomic window of Cricetulus griseus strain 17A/GY chromosome 3, alternate assembly CriGri-PICRH-1.0, whole genome shotgun sequence includes the following:
- the LOC100753502 gene encoding histone H2B type 1-B, giving the protein MPEPSKSAPAPKKGSKKAITKAQKKDGKKRKRSRKESYSVYVYKVLKQVHPDTGISSKAMGIMNSFVNDIFERIAGEASRLAHYNKRSTITSREIQTAVRLLLPGELAKHAVSEGTKAVTKYTSSK; this is encoded by the coding sequence ATGCCTGAGCCTTCCAAGTCGGCTCCCGCTCCCAAAAAGGGTTCTAAGAAAGCTATTACAAAAGCACAGAAGAAGGACGGGAAGAAGCGCAAGCGCAGCCGCAAGGAGAGCTACTCGGTGTACGTGTACAAGGTGCTGAAGCAGGTTCACCCCGACACCGGCATCTCCTCCAAGGCCATGGGCATCATGAACTCGTTCGTCAACGACATCTTCGAGCGCATCGCGGGCGAGGCTTCTCGCCTGGCGCATTACAACAAGCGCTCGACCATCACGTCCCGGGAGATCCAGACCGCCGTGCGCCTGCTGCTGCCCGGGGAGCTGGCCAAGCACGCTGTGTCCGAGGGCACTAAGGCCGTCACCAAGTACACCAGCTCCAAGTGA
- the LOC100753804 gene encoding histone H2A type 1-B translates to MSGRGKQGGKARAKAKTRSSRAGLQFPVGRVHRLLRKGNYSERVGAGAPVYLAAVLEYLTAEILELAGNAARDNKKTRIIPRHLQLAIRNDEELNKLLGRVTIAQGGVLPNIQAVLLPKKTESHHKAKGK, encoded by the coding sequence ATGTCTGGACGCGGCAAGCAGGGTGGCAAGGCTCGCGCCAAGGCCAAGACCCGCTCCTCCCGGGCCGGCCTGCAGTTCCCCGTCGGCCGTGTGCACCGTCTGCTCCGCAAGGGTAACTACTCGGAGCGGGTGGGCGCCGGCGCCCCGGTGTACCTGGCGGCGGTGCTGGAGTACCTGACGGCCGAGATCCTGGAGCTGGCTGGCAACGCGGCCCGTGACAACAAGAAGACCCGCATCATCCCGCGCCACCTTCAGCTGGCCATCCGCAACGACGAGGAGCTCAACAAGCTGCTGGGCCGCGTGACCATCGCGCAGGGCGGTGTCCTGCCCAACATCCAGGCTGTGCTGTTGCCCAAGAAGACCGAGAGCCACCACAAGGCCAAGGGAAAATAA
- the LOC100754104 gene encoding histone H3 — protein MARTKQTARKSTGGKAPRKQLATKAARKSAPATGGVKKPHRYRPGTVALREIRRYQKSTELLIRKLPFQRLVREIAQDFKTDLRFQSSAVMALQEASEAYLVGLFEDTNLCAIHAKRVTIMPKDIQLARRIRGERA, from the coding sequence ATGGCTCGTACTAAGCAGACAGCCCGCAAGTCCACCGGCGGCAAGGCCCCGCGCAAGCAGCTGGCCACCAAGGCTGCCCGCAAGAGCGCACCGGCCACCGGCGGCGTAAAGAAGCCTCACCGCTACCGACCCGGCACCGTGGCGCTGCGCGAGATCCGGCGCTACCAGAAGTCCACCGAGCTACTGATCCGCAAGCTGCCGTTCCAGCGCCTGGTGCGCGAGATCGCTCAGGATTTCAAGACCGACCTGCGCTTCCAGAGCTCGGCCGTCATGGCGCTGCAGGAGGCCAGTGAGGCCTACCTGGTGGGTCTGTTTGAGGACACCAACCTGTGCGCCATCCACGCCAAGCGAGTCACCATTATGCCCAAGGACATCCAGCTGGCCCGCCGCATCCGCGGAGAAAGAGCATAA
- the LOC100754396 gene encoding histone H4: MSGRGKGGKGLGKGGAKRHRKVLRDNIQGITKPAIRRLARRGGVKRISGLIYEETRGVLKVFLENVIRDAVTYTEHAKRKTVTAMDVVYALKRQGRTLYGFGG; encoded by the coding sequence ATGTCTGGCCGCGGCAAAGGTGGTAAAGGCCTTGGCAAGGGCGGCGCCAAGCGCCACCGCAAAGTCCTCCGCGACAACATCCAGGGCATCACCAAGCCCGCCATCCGCCGCCTGGCCCGCCGTGGCGGAGTCAAGCGCATCTCCGGCCTCATCTACGAGGAGACCCGCGGGGTGCTGAAGGTGTTCCTGGAGAACGTGATCCGCGACGCGGTCACCTACACGGAGCACGCCAAGCGCAAGACCGTCACCGCCATGGACGTGGTCTACGCCCTCAAGCGCCAGGGCCGCACGCTTTACGGCTTCGGCGGTTAA
- the LOC100762720 gene encoding histone H4: MSGRGKGGKGLGKGGAKRHRKVLRDNIQGITKPAIRRLARRGGVKRISGLIYEETRGVLKVFLENVIRDAVTYTEHAKRKTVTAMDVVYALKRQGRTLYGFGG; encoded by the coding sequence ATGTCTGGTCGCGGCAAGGGCGGGAAAGGCCTGGGCAAAGGCGGCGCCAAGCGCCACCGCAAAGTCCTCCGCGACAACATCCAGGGCATCACCAAGCCCGCCATCCGCCGCCTGGCCCGCCGTGGCGGAGTCAAGCGCATCTCCGGCCTCATCTACGAGGAGACCCGCGGGGTGCTGAAGGTGTTCCTGGAGAACGTGATCCGCGACGCGGTCACCTACACGGAGCACGCCAAGCGCAAGACCGTCACCGCCATGGACGTGGTCTACGCGCTCAAACGCCAGGGCCGCACGCTCTACGGCTTCGGCGGTTAA
- the H1-1 gene encoding histone H1.1 codes for MSETPPVAQAASAAPEKPAAAKKTKKPAKAAAPRKKPAGPSVSELIVQAVSSSKERSGVSLAALKKSLAAAGYDVEKNNSRIKLGLKSLVSKGTLVQTKGTGASGSFKLNKKAEAKSSTTKVSVKAKASGASKKPKKTAGAAAKKTVKTPKKPKKPAVSKKPSKSPKKPKVVKPKKVAKSPAKAKAVKPKAAKAKVTKPKTAAKPKKAAPKKK; via the coding sequence ATGTCGGAGACCCCACCCGTCGCTCAGGCTGCTTCCGCTGCTCCAGAGAAGCCCGCGGCTGCAAAGAAGACTAAGAAGCCGGCGAAGGCTGCGGCACCTCGCAAGAAGCCGGCTGGACCCTCGGTGTCTGAGCTCATCGTGCAGGCTGTTTCCTCCTCCAAGGAACGCAGCGGCGTGTCTCTGGCCGCGCTCAAGAAGTCCCTGGCTGCCGCCGGCTACGACGTAGAGAAGAACAACAGCCGTATCAAGCTGGGGCTCAAGAGCCTGGTGAGCAAGGGCACCCTGGTGCAGACCAAGGGCACCGGCGCTTCCGGCTCCTTCAAGCTCAACAAGAAGGCAGAGGCCAAGTCTAGCACCACCAAGGTGTCAGTGAAGGCGAAGGCATCGGGGGCGTCGAAGAAACCCAAGAAGACCGCCGGGGCTGCAGCTAAGAAGACTGTGAAGACTCCGAAAAAGCCAAAGAAGCCTGCAGTCTCCAAGAAGCCTTCCAAGAGCCCAAAAAAGCCAAAGGTGGTGAAACCCAAGAAAGTGGCCAAGAGCCCCGCCAAGGCTAAGGCGGTGAAGCCCAAGGCTGCAAAGGCGAAGGTGACGAAGCCGAAAACCGCGGCTAAGCCCAAGAAGGCGGCGCCCAAGAAAAAGTGA